TTCAGGCATTGGCGGTATTCAAACCATTGAAGACAGCTGCGCCATGCTACGCGAAAAAGGCGCTAAAAAAGTCTCGCCATTTATCATCCCCGGCTCTATTGCCAATATGGCAGCGGGTCTGGTGGCGATTAAACACAAATTAAAAGGTCCTAACCTTGCCACCGCCACCGCCTGTACCACGGCTACTCACGCTATCGGTTTGGCAGCGCGTTTAATCGTTTATGGTGACGCTGATGTGATGATTGCCGGTGGTAGCGAAAAAGGCTCAAGCCCGCTTGGGATGGCAGGATTTGGCGCGATGCACGCGCTATCGACACGTAATGATGAACCAACCCGTGCCTCACGACCATTTGATAAAGACCGTGATGGTTTCGTACTTGGTGATGGTGCAGGCGTGATGGTATTAGAGAGCCTTGCTCATGCTAAAGCACGTGGTGCAACGATACTTGCTGAAGTCGTGGGTTTCGGTATGAGCGATGACGCCAGTCACATTACCTCGCCACCAGAAGATGGTCGCGGTGCGGCACGCGCTATGCAAAATGCCGTTGATGATGCTGGTATTGATGCATCGAAAGTTGGTTACGTCAACGCCCATGGTACGAGCACGCCTGCCGGTGACGTTGCCGAATCGCTTGCCATTGAGACCGTATTTGCCAGTGTAAAAGACAGTATCTTAGTCAGCTCAACCAAATCCATGACAGGGCATTTATTGGGCGCAGCGGGTGGTATTGAAGCCATCTTTACCGTGCTAACTCTACAACATCAGCACGTACCACCAACGATTAATCTCGATAATGTGGCAGACAATTGCAATCTTGATTATGTGCCTCATCACTCTCGTAAAGTCGAAAACCTGAATTATGCTGTTTCTAATAGCTTTGGTTTTGGTGGCACCAATGGTTCACTTATTTTTGCCCGTTGGTCTCAAGCTTAGGCAATCTTTAGAATTAAGTAATGCTTATGATTAAGCAATATTATTAACACGACGTTGATTTTAATGTTGCTACGTTTGTCCCCTTGCAGCCCCTTATTGTACTTGCGTATGATAAGGGGTAATTTTTGGAAACTTATGGAACCCATCATGTCAAGCTACTCATTTTCTCATCAATTCTACCAGCATTGGACACTTGCTCCAGAAGCAGTACGCGCAGCGATTGTCCAAGAATTGACGGATATCAATACGTTATTACAACCTGATACTGCTTTTGACAATTTTACTTTTAGCGAACATGATCTTGATGCGCATCTCGATACTCTATATAACGACCATGAAATTGAGCAAGCGGCCGCTAAAAAACTTGCCGATGAGCAAGCTCAACAAGCCGCTGAACAGCAGCGCTTAGAAGAAGAAGAAGAAGAAGAAGAAGAAAAAGAGAAAGCAGAAGAAGAAGCAGAAAAAACTAAGCTTATTAACGATCAAAAAGCTGAAAAACAAATTACCACTGCTCAGCAAGATAAAATAGAATACAATAGCATTGCAGATACCACGGCTGACAGTAAAACGAACAACAGTCGCAATTACGGTAACGTCAATAGCAATAAAGACAAAGTCATATCCGCTCTGAAAATTAATAGCATTCCTGATACGGTTAAACAAGGTGCCGCTAAACCAGATGCAGCCATCAACATTCCAGTAAATGTGCCCAAACTAAGTCAAGCGAATGAAGATTTAATTCATTCGCTTGGGATGCATATCGATGACTATTTAAGTGAGCAAATGACACAACTGTCGGAAGATTTAAAATCGTGGCTACGCGAGGAAATTACCCATCAGCTCAGCACTCACGGACAAACGACCAATAATGTTGATAATAAAAAATAGTCGCTAGCAGATATTTTTATCTATAAAACTGAAAAAAACACTTAATCTTATTATTTTTCTATCCAGAACAGTATAAAACAATATTAAAAAGCACAAAAAAAGTACCGAGTAAATAAATGACTCGGTGCTTTTTTTGGTATTTCTTATTGAGTAAATGCTTTTTTATAGCGCTTTTGTACGTTCAATGAGCCACTCAAGCGCAGCGCCACTCACACGTTCATTGAGCTCAGCGTAGACTTGTGCATGATAATTATTTAGCCATTCTTTTTCTATTGGCGTTAATAATGACGGTTCAACCAAACGCGTATCTATTGGGCAATAAGTAACAGTTTCAAAATTTAAAAAATCGCCAAACGCTGTTTCAGTTGGCTGCTGTACAGGCATATTGACCATCAAGTTTTCGATACGGATGCCCCATTGTCCTTCACGATACAAGCCGGGTTCATTACTAGAAATCATCCCTGCTTTCATCGCGCGCTCTTTTGGTGTGCTGGCGCTATAGGCAATCACTTGCGGACCTTCATGGACGTTTAAAAAGTAACCGACGCCATGTCCCGTACCGTGACCATAATCCATCTGTGCTTGCCAGAGTGGCGCTCGGCAAATCGCATCAATCAATGGCGATGCAATACCATCAGGGAAATGTGCTTTTGCCAAAGCAATATGAGCTTTAAGCACGGTGGTAAAATCACGTTTGTGCTCAGCGTTCACTTGTCCAATACCAACGACGCGGGTAATATCGGTCGTACCGTTTTGATATTGCGCGCCTGAATCAATGAGTAATAAGCCGCCTTCACCCTCGCTCACATCTAAATAGCTAAAACTTTCTGGCGTAGCGCGATAATGCGGTAATGCACCATTTTCATTAAAGCCTGCAATCGTTGGAAAGCTTGGCGAGACATAATGCGGTTGTTTGCTGCGGACATCAATAAGCATACTATCAACGTCTAATTCACTTAAGCGCTCACCGTCTGCCAAACGCTGCTCAAAGGCTGCAAAAAACTCACATAATGCCGCCCCATCTTGACGCATGGCTTCGCGCACATGGTCAATGTCAGCATCAGCTTTGACTGATTTTAGTAAGGTACTTGGCGCCATTTGCTCAATAAAGCCGACGTCATCGACCATTTTTGATAACGTTCCTACCGCCACTTTACTTGGGTCTAGTAACAATAAGTCCTCTGGAGTCAGTGCGCCTAAAGCATCTTGTATTGCGTCATAATCCGCAAGGGTAATGCCGCTATCTTTTAAATTTTGCTCAATCTCTGCACTGACTTTAGACTTATCAATAAATAAGGTGGCATTGCCTTCAGCATCTGAGTCAGCGGTGATTAGCATATGCGCTAAAAACACTGGATTATAATCAACATCCGCACCGCGCAAATTGGTCAACCAAGCGATATCATCTAAACTGGATAATAAATGATGCGTTGCACCTGCCTCTGTCATACCTGTACGTACGGCTGCCAACTTTGACGCCCCTGATTGCGCGACAAATTGTGCATCATGTGCGTATAGTTTTGCCGTTGGTAACGCTGGACGATCTGTCCAAATATTAGTGAGCACATCACGGTCAGTAATTAAGGTAATATCATTGGCGTCAAAAGCGCTCAACAATCGGTCTTGCTCGGCAATAGACAGTACATTGCCATCAACCGCCACACTATCTCCTTCTTGGAGATTTGCGGCGAGCCAATCAATATGATTAGGCTGCTTTGGTGCCAGCTTTTGTAAACTGATCCCCGTATCTGCCAATTGCTCAGCGGCATGAACCCAATAGCGACTGTCTGTCCACAATCCTGCAAAATCAGCCGTCACCACCAACGTCCCCACTGAACCCGTGAACCCTGACAACCACAGGCGCGCTTGCCAATATTCCGGCAAATATTCAGATAAATGCGGATCCGCTGACGGCACAATAATGGCAGTAAGGTCTTGCTCAACAAGTGCTTGACGCAGGTTACTGATACGATCATGAATATTTTGCTTATTCATTGGAGTATTCCTTATTAATTGCTTGAAGATATTGCTTAAAGGTATTGCTTGGACTCGCTGCTTGGTTTAGCGTTACGGTGTAAAAGCGCAAACGCTATATAACGACACTATTACGTTAACAAAACGATAGTTTTAATAAAATCATGTTGTTTCGATAGCGCACTGCGATGACCGTTATGCTAAAAACGTATCATACGATGTTTGGGCAAACTATCAGCTTTCAATGGTTTATGGATACTATTTGTCCCAATCCACCAATAAAATAAAAAACGTGCTATCAATGATGGTAGCACGTCTGGTTATATTGCAAAAATATGTCCGTTATTTATCAGTCATTCATTTATTCATTAACGCAACTGATCCGCCTGCTCACTCTTGTTAAGCATATTATTAACAGGCCTTGATAGTACTAATAATAAGATGGCGGTAGCTACCAAAAATATCGTCATGGTCGTAAATAAACCCGGTAACCCTTCGATTTTATCCGCTGACACGTAACCACCGAAGAAGGCGGCAACCAAATTACCCAGCGCCACAGAAGCAAAAAATAGCCCCATCATCTGACCTTGCATTCCTTTTGGCGCAAGCTTGGTCATAGCCGATAGTCCAACTGGACTGAGTGCCAATTCGCCAAGGGTAAGCAAAAATAAACTGCCGACCAACCATAAAGGTGATGCCAAACCGCCTGCATTGGTCAAAATGCTTTTAGAGGCAAATATCATCAATGCAAAGCCTGCCGCTGCTAATAACATTCCCATTGCAAACTTGGTCATGCTATTTGGTTCAAGCCCACGATTGCCAAGTTTGACCCAAATAATACTCGCGATTGGGGCTAATAATAAGATAAATAGTGGATTCAATGATTGAAACCAAATACTGGGTATCTCAAAGCCTAAAACATTAAGGTCGGTATAATTATCAGCAAATAAGTTAAATGACGTTGGTTGCTGCTCAAAGCTTGACCAAAATAGCGTCGAGCCAATAATCAATATGAAGCAAATCAACAACCGCAGCTTATCGGTTTTATCCAGTCGTGGTGAGATGAACATCACCGCAAAATATAATAGAACGACGGCAGCAATAATATAGGTCATATATTCTGCCACCATTTCAGGCGCAAATGGGAGGATACCCGACGCCACCAACACGACAAGGAGAGCTAATAAGCCAATAAAGCCGGCTACCCAGCGACCGACATTTTTGAAGCGACCGCTCGTTTGTTCCCATTCAGGACTAATATTTTTGGCACGCGCATAACGATTTAACGTTTTTTTGGCTGAAAAGCGATAAATCAGCAAGGACGCCAACATACCAAGACCGCCGACCCCAAAACCGACATGCCACATGCCTTTTTCTTTAAACACGCCGACAATAAGTGCTGCTAATAACGCACCAATATTGATACCCATATAAAATAAGGTAAAACCGCCATCACGGCGCGAATCACCTCTGGGATACAACGCCCCAACCATCACTGAAATACAGGTTTTAAATAACCCTGAACCAAGCACAATGCACATCAGCCCGACGAAAAATAGCGTCATACCAAATATAGCGGATAGCGCAATACATAAATGACCAAGCGCAATGATAATACTGCCCCACCATAGCGCACGCTCTTGACCGAGCCAATTATCAGCCAACCAACCACCCGGTACTGCTGCTAAATAAAGTGAGCCGGCAAAAATACCATAGATAGCCGATGCAGTGGCTTCGTCAAAACCAAAACCGCCACTACCAACTGTCGCCACCATAAAGAGTACCAATAGCGGGCGAATACTATAATAAGAAAATCGCTCCCACATCTCGGTAAAAAATAACGGACGTAGCGGTTTGGGATGCCCCATAAATCCATCTTCTAGCGCGGCTAGTTCTGCCGCACTAAATTATGTTTGTGATTCCGTGCTCATGATTTTATTCCTTTAAATACCACTATTATGATGACCCACCCCTTGATTATGCTGTTAGGCGATCATATAGGCGGATTATTGTTTCATCTGAATTTAAACAAGTAAAGGACAAACTGTTCATTCATTAGTCAGATTTCCATAAAAAAACCTCGCGCCCAGTAACTGGGAGCGAGGTTTTTTGTGACTAACAATAGCCATTATTTCAAAGTATAAGGCTCATCAATAAATATGCCTAATTAAAATAGCGGCTAGTACTTTCGATTGTTAGCCATAGTATGTCTGTTAAAAATGTGCGACAGTTCGACAGTCTAACTATTTTATAGCCTAACTATTCTACAGTCTAATTACTGTGCCGTTGCCGTTTTATCAGCATTGCCATCTGTTTTTTCAGCGGGCGCAGCGGCATCGGTAGCCGCTTTATCTGCAGCAGCAGGGGCAGTTGCGGTAGCCGATTCAGCAGGTGCTGGTGCAGCACTGCTATCAGTAGCCGTTGCTGCTGGCGCAACAGTGGCATCCGCTTTAGCTGTGGCAGTATCTGCTGCTGGAGCAGCGGCGACCGCTTCAACTGGCGCGGCGGCAGCGGCAGCTTCATCAACTGGGGCTTCAGGGGCAACGTGATGACCTGCTGGGCGTAAGTAGGCTGAAACAGCAATCAGTAAGACGATTGCTAAAAATAAGCCAACACCGCCCAACGCAAACATAAATTCTTTCTTAGGGTTGTTTTCGACAATATGTTCTGACATACCTGCTCCACCTTGCACAAAAAATATTTAAAATATTGGTCTATTATATCGCAATTTATACCGATTTGTTAAAACCCTTAACTATTTAAAGGAATTATTATCGAGGATTTGCTCATAAGGCTGTGATAAGCGTTTTTATTGACCCAAACGAGCACGAGTAGTCGAGCGTTTGCCGAGATAACTTAATAATAATAATAACGCAATAATGATTAAGATAGGATAATTACCCATGCTCATAAACGGCGTATTACCGACCCGCGCCTGAATATCACCACGTAGCACGGTGCGTTCAAACTGCGGTGCGCGCTTGACGATACGACCTTGGTGGTCAATGATGGCTGTCACGCCGGTATTGGTCGCGCGTATAAACCAGCGTCCATTTTCAAGGGCACGCATTTGTACCATTTGTAGATGTTGCAACGGACCTGCGGACGTGCCAAACCACGCATCATTGGAGATGGTCAATAAAAAATCCGTATTCAGCGCATTTTTCCGCGTGGTGTCGGGATACGCCACTTCATAACAAATAGCCGTGCCCAAATTATGACCGCGTACATGCAGTGGTGATTGCTTGTCACTACCGCGGCTATAGCTCATGATATCTTGGCTACCCGCTAGATTTGGCAGAATATCAAAGAGCCCTTGAAAAGGAATATACTCACCAAAAGGCACCAGACGTTGCTTTTTATACATCCCATCTGCTTCAGCACCGAGCGCAATGACACTATTATAAAAGGGTGGATACTTATCAATTTTAGGATTAAATGCCGCTTCATCTCTATAAGGAATGCCGGTTATCCACGTGGTATTGGTGGCTTTCGCCATTTTTACCATTTCACTGATAAAGCCAACCGCCTCATCTTGAAACATGGGAATAGACGAT
This genomic window from Psychrobacter urativorans contains:
- the fabF gene encoding beta-ketoacyl-ACP synthase II; amino-acid sequence: MRVVVTGMGAITPLGLDVESTWTRLLNGESGISPITHFDAEDFRAQFAGTVKDFDAQQYMTAKDARRYDEFMHYAVAATSMALKDAGFIDAISVDDVPVQNVDQERFGVILGSGIGGIQTIEDSCAMLREKGAKKVSPFIIPGSIANMAAGLVAIKHKLKGPNLATATACTTATHAIGLAARLIVYGDADVMIAGGSEKGSSPLGMAGFGAMHALSTRNDEPTRASRPFDKDRDGFVLGDGAGVMVLESLAHAKARGATILAEVVGFGMSDDASHITSPPEDGRGAARAMQNAVDDAGIDASKVGYVNAHGTSTPAGDVAESLAIETVFASVKDSILVSSTKSMTGHLLGAAGGIEAIFTVLTLQHQHVPPTINLDNVADNCNLDYVPHHSRKVENLNYAVSNSFGFGGTNGSLIFARWSQA
- a CDS encoding aminopeptidase P family protein; this translates as MNKQNIHDRISNLRQALVEQDLTAIIVPSADPHLSEYLPEYWQARLWLSGFTGSVGTLVVTADFAGLWTDSRYWVHAAEQLADTGISLQKLAPKQPNHIDWLAANLQEGDSVAVDGNVLSIAEQDRLLSAFDANDITLITDRDVLTNIWTDRPALPTAKLYAHDAQFVAQSGASKLAAVRTGMTEAGATHHLLSSLDDIAWLTNLRGADVDYNPVFLAHMLITADSDAEGNATLFIDKSKVSAEIEQNLKDSGITLADYDAIQDALGALTPEDLLLLDPSKVAVGTLSKMVDDVGFIEQMAPSTLLKSVKADADIDHVREAMRQDGAALCEFFAAFEQRLADGERLSELDVDSMLIDVRSKQPHYVSPSFPTIAGFNENGALPHYRATPESFSYLDVSEGEGGLLLIDSGAQYQNGTTDITRVVGIGQVNAEHKRDFTTVLKAHIALAKAHFPDGIASPLIDAICRAPLWQAQMDYGHGTGHGVGYFLNVHEGPQVIAYSASTPKERAMKAGMISSNEPGLYREGQWGIRIENLMVNMPVQQPTETAFGDFLNFETVTYCPIDTRLVEPSLLTPIEKEWLNNYHAQVYAELNERVSGAALEWLIERTKAL
- a CDS encoding peptide MFS transporter is translated as MGHPKPLRPLFFTEMWERFSYYSIRPLLVLFMVATVGSGGFGFDEATASAIYGIFAGSLYLAAVPGGWLADNWLGQERALWWGSIIIALGHLCIALSAIFGMTLFFVGLMCIVLGSGLFKTCISVMVGALYPRGDSRRDGGFTLFYMGINIGALLAALIVGVFKEKGMWHVGFGVGGLGMLASLLIYRFSAKKTLNRYARAKNISPEWEQTSGRFKNVGRWVAGFIGLLALLVVLVASGILPFAPEMVAEYMTYIIAAVVLLYFAVMFISPRLDKTDKLRLLICFILIIGSTLFWSSFEQQPTSFNLFADNYTDLNVLGFEIPSIWFQSLNPLFILLLAPIASIIWVKLGNRGLEPNSMTKFAMGMLLAAAGFALMIFASKSILTNAGGLASPLWLVGSLFLLTLGELALSPVGLSAMTKLAPKGMQGQMMGLFFASVALGNLVAAFFGGYVSADKIEGLPGLFTTMTIFLVATAILLLVLSRPVNNMLNKSEQADQLR